Sequence from the Mustelus asterias unplaced genomic scaffold, sMusAst1.hap1.1 HAP1_SCAFFOLD_1742, whole genome shotgun sequence genome:
CATTTCTTCTTGCTGTGTCTGTGCAGAGGAGACACTTGGAGGCCGGGTGaatcagtagagagagagagagcagtgactACACGGTGTGAAGATTCAGGCCTGCCCTCCAGTAGACAACTGCTGATGCAGTGATCACTGGCCAAACAACACAGGGAATTGAAACGCAGACTGCCTCTTTCCTGACACTGAGTTTCGCAATCACCGCTGGTCAGATGAACATGATGAATCTTTAACATATTCACCAGATGCTGGTTTAGGGACTCCTCCAAGGCCTGTTCTATTAATGGAGACCTTTGCTGTTAAAACAAGTCCCCAATTCACTAGCAGAAATTTCTAGGTTTACATTTCATTCTTTCACTCACCCTTCCCACAGAGGTGCAGCCTGCTGAGGTCAGGCACAGCCTTGCATTTGCTTCGGATTTCGCCACCAACCCTTTTTCGAATCGAAGCACTCTCCTACCTGAGCAATCAGTTGTTTCAGGGCCCAGTCACTGCTGCAGCGAGTAGGATGGTCacagttgcattttggaaagctgCAAAGCCTACACGGTTAGTCAGATAAGGAGTGTGAAGTCatttaagaaaataaatattATGAAATATTGCGGGCTATTAAGGTCTTGTCCTGACTCGTGCAGTTTGCATTCTTACATTTCTGCCTGATCGAATTTTCTGTGAATTGTTTTGGCCGGGTTGACAGTTACAAAGGTTGCCTCCATGACCTGCTGTTTATTCCCATGCTCAGATATGAAGCATTGGTAGCCCTCACCCTGCAGTCTGCCAGCAGCCTGTGTACATTACACAGAACATGGCTAATGTCATTAAACAACAATGGGAGAGTCTGAGGACACGGAGCCAACAGAACCACAGTCAGATTTCTTTCTGGGCACAGTTAAGAGTCTCTTGTCCTCAAACTCCTCCACCGCATTGGGCTTGAGTTTCCCATTCTGCCCTTGCGTGTCCTTGGCGGGCTCAATGAAGGCCACACGTCGATCCATGGCCGCTTTCTCCCCGGAGAGGTCGTGGGTGGAAGTGGCACTCAGTATGGATGAGTGAATGCTCTCCTCCTGCTGGCTCTTCTGCTTATCAGCTTTGCTCCTGCACCAACAGTGACACGGCGTGAGGTACAAGTAAATGAGAACCAAAATCACACTGGCAACACACCCGACCAGAGTGGTGTAGGCCGTGTTCAACGACTCATGCGTAGGACTCATTGTGGAATTGTGCACCTTCAGTTGCACGTGGATGGTCTCGTTGAACTGGCTGCTGGTGGCCAGGCAAGTGTAAGTCCCTGAATCTTCTAGTCTCAGATTCCCAAGCCACAGACTGCCATTGGGAAGCATCTTGAGACTTTGGTTGTTGCGGCCGGCCTGTATGGTCTCGTTGTCTGGAGTCACCCACACTTTTGTCATGTTCCTCAACCTGGTGTCGCAGTGAAAGGTCAAGGTGCCTTCTAGGAAAGCCTCCACCTCTGAATCAATGATGGTGCTGCAGTTCATGTAGTCCTCTTGCAGCTCAAAGAGCTTGATGGACACCTTGTGGTTTAAGGGAAGGATGCATTTAAACTCGTTCCTGAAGTCCACTGCAGAATTGAACTGCCGAGCGTGCCATTGGGTGACCATGAGATAAAGGCTACAATGGCAGACCAGGGGGTTGTTGTGAATATAAAGACCATTCTTGAGGTAGGCAGGTAGATTGTTGAGTTCCTGAACAGGCAGGGACTTTATCTTGTTACTTGACACATCCAACAATTCCAGTCCAGACAGCCTGGTACTTTCCTTCACTAACTCCTGTGGGAAGCGCGTTATCAGATTCTGGCTCAGATAGAGCTTCTTCAGCCTGTCCAATCCTTCAAAGGCCGTTCTGTCAATCTGAGAGATCTGATTGTTGTACAACAACAGCACCtccaactcctccagcccctggaaGTGTAACTCTTCCAGAGCTTTGAGTTTGTTGGAGGACAGGTCGAGGTATTTCAAATGCGGTACCTCAGTAAAAGCTTCTTCGGATGTGAAAAACAAGCCATTGTGACTGAGGAGCAGTGTGTGGAGCCTCACCAGGCGGACCTTGGTCCACTCAGCTCTCAGGCGAGTCAGGCTGTTGTAGCTGAGATCCAGGACTGCTGTATACTCTGGCAGAGAGTTGGGGATGTTAACCAACTCCTTTTTTGAGCAGCTGACGATATTACTGGCACAGATGCAGTCGGAATGGCAGTTCAGTGCAGACACACTCATGGGACAGTGGTTACATAGAGTCACTAGGAGCAAAACagacagggagggaattccacaatgATATCCTCCAGTAAGGCAGGACTCCAAGAGGCAGATGAACCACATTGTGAGGCTTCAGCAAGTGGTCATTGAGCGCACCAGAGTAGACCAGGGTTCacatcacacaggggagaggggcTGGCTGGAGAGAAACGAATCTGGCAGCGAGAGATTGTCTTTGAATCCATAAATAATTGAACAGAGTGCAGGGAGCAAGTGGGAGCAGGCATTGTGCCACAACCCCGCATTCACCAACAAAAGTCACTGCTCTGCTTGCAGCCATCCCTGCCGTTTAACCCATTGCACCTCTCACCCTGGGCTTGACTCGCTGCTGATGGGAATCAGTCTGCAGGCTGGAAGCAGCGATGTCTTTGCCTCTTGTGCAGAGCTGCCTGTCAGTGAGTCTCCCGGCTGGCGGCTCCTCACCTCCCCGGCTCCATCCTCCTGAAATCCGGATCAACATTGAACGCCCCAGCGGCGGCTCGATGCTTCAAGGCGGCCGGGAAAGGGGATCAGCGGCTGGGCAGCAGCCGGGCTTTGGGGAAGGGCTGGAGGGAGCAGGAGCCCGGGAATTCCAGCCTGCAGGAGAGCAGGGACAaggtgcacagcaggatcccaggcTGGGAGCTCAGCCCCCGCCTCCTTGGCCAGTGTTTATCTCTTTGCTCTTCCCCCATTGGAGGAGAGGAACATCTATCCGCTACACTTTGCTAATCCCGCCAGCCCATTGGTCAGAAACCTGAAGCCCACCGTCCAATGGGCAGTGGCTGAGGGTTAACCCTTTGGCTGCCAGTTTTGCTGTTGTATTTACTGCAGTGAGCTGCCAATGTCTGCAATGTCACCCAGGCAAAAACAACAAGATTGCCtgtcccccacgccccctcctcaACAAGAATATTCTTTAATGTTTCATAGTTTTTGCAGATTTAATTGGGgaccagctcccccctcccctgagGCTGAGGCTCCAATATCGCAATGTGATCGAGGGGAAAACGCAGCAACTTTTAAAATGCGGATTTCAAGCTCATCATCTCACCGGGGCTGGATGTTAAAATAGGATTTGATTCAGTTACACACCGTGTTATTCTCCACCGGCTAATAGCTGATATATTCCATTGCATGCTTCTTTTAATTACGTTTGAAATAATGCAATTTGAATGAGTCATGATGTCTAAGTCATTGTCCTTTCCTCCAGTGAGACAATCTCCGTGACAGAACCCAACTACACCAGAGGCTGCAATGATGTAATTCACTCCCTTGTTACCCATGTCATATTTAATTTGTCATTGATTTAATCAGAGCTGAAAGATGCAGTAAAGAGACAAGCTACagcttgcatttctgtagcgccTTTTTCACCGCCTCAGAAAATCCCAaaggtgttttacagccaatgaatcaTTTTATTAATGTAGCAATCGATTTGCACAAAGTGCCAACATATatctccagaactagggggtcataaggggtaagccttttagaacggaggtgaggagaaatttcttcacccagagggtggtgaatgtgtggaattcactcccacagaatgcagttgtggtcaaaatgttgtctgttttcaagaaggaattagatatagcttttggggctaaagggatcaagggatatgggaggaagggggggatcaggatattgaatttgatgatcagccatgatcaaaatgaattgcggagcaagttcgaagggccgaatggcctcctgccacttctagtttctatatttctatgtaacaTATATGGCAATGAAATGAGTGACTAGATTATCCACATTAGCTGTCATTTATTAAATTGTAAGtcattgtttaagaaaggatagggaattattttatttatttttaaaaagtcttctAAAGTTTAAAGCCATGGTTTGCTCATCTTGCTCCATGCGGGAAGCCGGGCACATTTCCCGTGCCCGGGACcaacatgtgtgcaggaagtgtgtccagctgcagctcctggaagctcgggcTTCGGAGCTGGAACAGCAGCTGGAGACACTGCggagcatccgcgagtcagagagcattgtggatagcacgattagagaggtggtcacactgcagctgGAGGGACGCGAGGAAGGAAGGGAATGAGTGACCAGGCAGTCCAAGAAAATTAGGCAGGTTGTTCAGGAGTTCCCTGGGGTCTTGCTCGCAAAATcagtattccattttggaggctGACAAGGGTGTTAGTTCTTCCAGGGAGCACAgacagagccaagcttctggcaccacaagcAGCCTCTCTGTACAggaggggaggaagagaggaAGAGCAATAGTAATAGGGGATTCTATCGTCAAAGGTACAGATAGATGCTGCTGTGGCCATCAATGTGACTCCAGGATAGTGTGTTGCCTCCTGATGCTAGAGTACGGAatgtcactgaacggctgcagggcatcctgaagggggagggtgataaggcagaggtcacggtacatattggtaccgtgACATAGATAGAGGGGTGAGGCCTTgaatcaagaattcagggagctaggcagTAGATTAAAGAGCAAGACTCTAGATTACTCTTAGTGTCACTTGTTAGGGAGTACAGAAATAAGAAAATAGTGCAGATGACTGActggcttaagagttggtgcaggagggagagttttagattcctggatcactgggacaattttgggggaaggtgggacctgtacaagcgggacggtctacatctgaaccagaacgggactaacatccttgcgggatgttttgctcgtgctgttgggaagagtttaaactaatttggcaggaggAGAGAACGTAGGCTGTTAGCAGAATCAGGGCACAGAATCATACAGAAAAACAAACAAGTCAGAAGGAGTGCAGCTGAATTacgtttcaagggagtaaggccgGGCAGGATGGCTTCTACTTTAACGCAGGAGTATTGCAGATAAAATGGATGAGTTGAGGGTGATGATTGACATGTGGAAGTGTGATGTAAcaaccatcacagagacatggttgaaggaaggacacGATTAGCAACTCAACATTCTGGAATGTaaaatcttcaggcgagacagaggaagggggtaaaagaggaggaggcattgcattattagttaaggggtcagttactgcagtaaggaaagATGATATactggagggggcatcaaatgaagctttgtgggtagatcttagggataaaaaaggggcagccacactgctaggtgtttattatagacccccagatagtcagcaggaaattgaagggcaaatatgtgcacaattcATGGAGGTGTGTAAAAATAAGAACAATAGGATAATTAtagtaggtgatttcaactttcccaacattaactgggatagacatagtgttaagggcttggatggaatggatttcttgaaatgtgtactaGGAGACTTTCAATAGACCAATATgtagagggtccaacaagggaaggaacTGTGCTgaacctaattctggggaatgaagccagacaggtggttgaggtgaaggtgggggagcattttagtgatagcgatcgcaacatggtacaatttaaactTGTTATGATAAAGAAATAGAGAAGTTgcaaaaaaagttttggattgcaggagaatggattttagtaaaataaggcaggatctgggaaCAGCTACCAATGGGAAAATAccaatgggaaaatctacagaagagcagtgggggcggggggagggggggggggggagggtggcattCAAAAAGGGAATGGTGAGGGTggaagcccagcatgttccctctagggtaataggtaggaataacaagcccagagaaccatggaagaccagagatattcaggatacaatgagaaggaaaagaaaggcttttaaaaagtataaggggagcaaatcagtgaaggcattagtgaggtatagaaagtgcagagtggagcttaagaaagcaattaggaatgcaaagaggggatataagaaagctctggctggtaaaagtagggaaaatcccaagatattctataagtatatcaatgggaagaggataaccagggaaagagggcccgttagggaccaagggggcaatctgtgggtggagtcaGAGAACATTGGTAGAATGTTGAATAAAtgcttcacatccatcttcacccaagagaatgaggaagaTGGTCTGGAATTCAAGGAGACTGTGAAGTTGTTGAGCAAATTGAcccagggaaggacaaggtattggaggtgctgGCAGCctgaaaagtggataaatctccaggtccagatgaattgtgccctaggctgctgtgggaggcaaggaaggagattgcaggggctctgacccaaattttcaattcctctctggctacGAGAGAGGTCATGATGTGATACAAgagaggtgccagatgactggagaacagctaattaattgctatttaagaagggttgtagagataaaccagggaactacagaccagtgagtctcacgtcagtggtagggaaactattggagaaacttctgaaggagagtgtCTATGTCCACTTGGAAAtattgatcagggatagttagCATGGTTTCATCAGAGGGCGATCATGCTTAACAAATtagattgaatttttttgaggaggtgaccaggtgtgtagatgagggtagtgcagtcgatgtagtttatgtggatttcagcaaagcctgtgacaaggttccacatgggagacttgtatatatgtaaattcacatgggacagAGTATagtttgatagagtggattcaaaattggctcagttgtaggagacagagggtgatgacagaaggctgccttagtgactggaagccagtgtcctgtGGCGTACcatagggatctgtgttgggtcccctatgattcgtcatttatacaaatgacattgatgactatgtgggggataagattagtgagtttgcggatgacacaaagattggacgggtggttaacagtgaggcagagtgtcttgggctacaagaagatatagacggaatggtcaaatggcagataagtggcagatggaatttaaccctgaaaagtgtgctgttccccttagttaaagtgtcagtcacaagaggacataggttgaaggtgaggggcaggaggtttaggggggatgtgaggaaaaactttggaaggaataatttgacaagaaagtattcaatgaatagaAGGACATTAgggagttctgtggaacaaagggatcttggcacgtttgtccacagatctctgaaagcggaagggcatgttagtcgggtggtggtgaaaaaggtattcgggacacttgcctttatcaattgaggcatagattacaaaggcaggaaagtcatgttggagttgtatagaactttggtgaggccacagctggagcactgtgtgcagttctggtaacCCCATCattggaaagatgtgattgcactggagggggtgcagaggagattcaccaggatgctgccagggatggaacatttaagttatgaagagaggttggataggcttgggttgttttcgttggagcagagaaaactgaggagtgacctgatcgaagtgtacaagattgagagacatggacagagtggatgaggagcagctgttccccttagttgaagggtcagtcacgagaggacttgggttcaaggtgaggggcagggggtttagggaggatgtgaggaaaaacttttttacccagagggtggtgacggtctggaatgcactgcctgggagggtggtggaggcaggttgcatgtcctccactacacctcctgaagttgatgactatctctttcattttactaACATTGAGGAAGAGCTTGTCTTTGTACCAGTTCACCAAATGCTCTCTTTCCTgtgctccgtctcatcattgtttgagatccgacccactacagtggtgtcatcagcaaacttgaaaatcgagttgggggggaatttggccacacagtcataggtgtatgaggagtatagtagggggctgaggacacagccttgtgggacaccggtgttgaggatgttcgtggaggaggtgttgttgtctatccttactgattgcggtctatgggttaggaagttcaggatccagtcacagagggaggagccgagccctcgTCCAcaaaatttggagatgagtttcatgggaataatggtgttgaaggctgagctgtagtcaataaataggagtctgacatcattgtctttgttatccaggtgttccaggcttAAGTCTAGGGAcagagagatggcatctgctgtggacctgttgcagcaataggcgaactgtagtgggccCAGGCAATCTTGGAGGCCGATATCGAGGAGCAAATTACAAAAgtggggaagtcatgttggagttctttagaactttggtgaggttacAGCTAGAGTGCTGCgcgcagttttggtcgccacattataggaaggatgggattgcactggagagtgtgcagagaaggttcaccaggatgctgcctgggatggaacatttaagctacaaagagaggttggaaaggcttgggttgtttttgttggagcagagaagactgaaaggtgacctgatagaggtgtacaagattatgagggacatgggcagaatagataaggagcagctgttccccttatgtcatggggggggggacatagggtcaaggtgaggggcaggaggtttagggggaatgtgaggaaatactcttctacccagagggtggtgacagtctggaatgtgctgcctgggagggtggtagaagtgAGTTGCCtcataacctttaaaaagtacctggatgagcactcagcatgtcataacattcaaggctatgggccaactgctggtaaatggggttaggtgggaggtcaggtgtttcttgtgaGTCCGTGCAGACccgagagattctatgatttgagagATAGAGATTGTCAAGGAGGGCAGCGAATGTCTCCATTCTCAGTTAAGTAATACTGTGGCATCTTTTGGAGGGAAAGTGGCAGAGTTCAATTTAccatctcattcaaaagatggcaCGCTTTCTGTATCCAactccgtcctgggagtgtttgatggggacaatttcaagggagctttactctgtatctaaccctgtgctggacctgcctgggagtgtttgatggggagagtgtagagggagctttactctgtatctaaccccgtgctgtacctgtcctgggagtgtttgatggggacagtatagagggagctttactctgtatctaaccccgtgctgtacctgtcctgggagtgtttgatggggacagtgtagagggagctttactctgtatctaaccccgtgctgtacctgtcctgggagtgtttgatggggacagtgtagagggagcttcactttgTATCAAACCTAATCTTTTGCAAGAGTTCTAAATTGTGAAAATTTCCCTTTTCCTCAGCCTTCCTTTGTCCCTACAATCTTTTCAAAAAGCCTTGCAATTATCTACCCGCTGCTTGCTTTCTTTCACCTTGCCTTCTAATATTGTCAATCCTGCTGGTGTCCTGATTTCTGGCCTCATCACCTGGGCTCCTCAATAAGAATGCTTACCTCCAGGTTTGCGCATTGCTGAAATTCTAATTGTTCACAGATATGATATTTAGTTGTGTTGCATTTGGTGGTGTAATGGATAAGTTACTGGTCTAATGTTTCAAtctgattaataatccagagagcgTGAGTTCAAATTCTGCTGTGGCTTTTGCGATTTTGAGTTCAAttttgaaaaatctggaattggaacgCTGGTATCAATGAAGGATTGTGGAAAGtcgggattgttgtaaaaatattCCTGGCCGTAAGAGAATAAGCTTGCTATCCCCACACACTCTTGGCCTGTCCAACACTCGTGTGGGCTCCCAAAACATCTGTAAAAATTCCACGCAATTACAAATTGGACTTGATTTACTCAGTCTGATAAAGCTCCACAGATGcggggagagtgcagaaggatGGCCTGAGTGTTTTATTGGTGAATATTTATTTACCGAGTTAGGTAGCAAATGACACTGATAATTCACCACTGTTCCATTGTGACACTGTGATTGTGATTGTCATTGTGACTGTgatcacctgacaaaggggcagtgctctgaaagctagtggcttttgctaccaaataaacctgttggagtttaacctggtgttgtgagacttcttaccattgtGATACTCCAGTTCTGTACAAATACTGGTTTCTACTCTTACATACAGATCCTCTCCTTGACCAGAAACCTTCCCCCTTCTGGGGAAAAACCCAGCAAGCTTCAGTGAGCATTTCCTGCTCTCAATTCACTCTGAAGTGAGACCTGGTTTATTCTTAAAGGGACCAACATTTCTAATGCTGACATGAGACTAGTCTGACAATTTTAAATATCATCTGGAGTGACCAATGCAAGTGgactaattattttgatttgatttgatttgatttattattgtcacatgtattaacatgacaTAAGcatgtcacagtgaaaagtattgtttcttgtgcactgtgcagacaaagcataccgttcatagagaagaaaacaagagagtgcagaatgtagtgttacagtcaaagctagggtatatagaaagatcaacttaatgcaaggtgggtccattcaaaagtctgatggcagcaaggaagaagctgttcttgagtcggttggtacgtgacctcagatttctgtatctttttcctgatggaagaaggtggaagagagaatgtccggagtggatggggtccttaattatgctggctgctttgccgaggcaacggaaaacagagtcaatggatgggaggctggtttgcgtgatggattgggctacatttatgatcttttgtagtttcttgcggtcttgggcagaacaggagccataccaagctgtgatacaactggaaagaatgctttctatggtgcatctgtaaaagttggtgagagtcgttgcggacatgccaaatttcctgagtcttctgagaaagttgaggcattggtggggctttcttaactatagtgtcggcatcgggggaccaggacaggttgctggtgatctggacacctaaaaacttgaagctctcggcatTGCACCCACCCAAGGGGTTCGCAGACTCCAGTTTGAGAACAACTGGTCAAGCAAACCACTAATCATTAATAACACTTTcttcacacagactgcagcaattcaagaagataACTCAACTCCCACATCCTTAGAGCAGCTAACAATGCCGTAAATGCCTGCCTGGCCAGCTTCAGCAAATTGAAATAAGTCAGACTCTCTTATCTCTAtaattgctctctctctgttcattacTTTGTGCTGTACCACGCTCAGCTTGATGCTGTCCCTGTATCGGGAGTTAAGTGCAACCTGCAACCTGGATGTTAGTTTCAATGTGTAATTGTCCTGCTCCGCTGGAAATATGGAATTCTAATAACTGGCACAGTCAGGGAGACAGTTTCTgatggacaggcagagagagagagtaaaagaCATGGCAATTCATTGATAGGTTGACCTGTACCTCAGAGGAATCCAGCATCTGCTATCAGTACCCAGAGTCATCAATACTGGGCAAATACTGCCTCTGATGTTGAGGCATATCTGAGGCATTGCCTTTTCCTGGAACTGTGAATATCATTGAAAGGGTCAAGATCCATCTGTGCGGAGATTGGCAGTGGTAGGGGGTGAAGGAtggagtgggaaggggggggggggggtgatgtgacTGAATAAATAATGAAAGACTTAATTGTATTCAGCATCTCTTCTCTTTTCCTCATCAGTATCTTTTATTCCTGTTGCTCTTTCtctatatctctcctctctccctccccaaagGATTTTGTACTGAGTGCAATGGGCTCAGGGGAACAGGTGACTTTGGGCCTCTGTTTCCCAAAGCTCTCCACCACATGGAGTTTTCCTCACCTCTTGTCTGGCTCTGTTGTAGACTCATTGATGGAGATTCATCGCTGTGATTCATCAATAACTGCAGTTTCATTGTATCAGGTGACTTTAATGGTAGAAGGTGAACCTTGGTCTTATTTTATTTAGAAATTGCTATGCTATTGTGgacaaaatgtttttttctctttctggAGCATGGTAGGGTGATTGGGGGGAAGTATGTGGGATGAAGTGATGGATAAGATCACAAAACAGTTACTTAATAGTTAATCAATCTATTCAGATCCTTCTCCCCAATTGTCTCTACAGAATTGAGGGGATTAGTAGACAGAAACTATTTCTTTGTGTGGGTGGAGTTCAGATCAAGAGGGGCACAACCTTAAAGTTAGAGCTAGGGTGATCAAGGGTGAGGTTAGGAAGTATTCCCTCACACAGGAGATAATGGAAATCAGGATGTCGAAGTGCTTTGGATAGAGATGAGGAATGATAAATGCAAGAAGTGACTTGTGGGAGTGTTGTACAGGCCCCTAATTGTAACTACATGGTAGGACAGAGTATAAAGGGAGAGTTAATAGGAGCTTGTTAGAAGGTGTGGCAATAATCATGGCAGACTTTAATCCACCTATAAGCTGGAAAAAACAGATGGGCAAGGTAGCCTAGCTGAGGAGTTCATAAAATGTTATATACTATACTTGACCTGGTTTTGAccaatgagataggattaattaatgacatcAGCGTGAAAGAACCCctcgggaacagtgatcataatatgattgaattttacattcaactGGAGGGAGAGAAAAGTGGATATAAgactaatattttaaacttaatAATGGCAATTACAAGGGAATGAAAGCAGAGCTCgtgaaagtgaactggcaaaGGAGATTAAGGGATGGGTCAATAGAGGTGTGGTGACAgatatttaaggggatatttcagaatacacagaattgaTACATTCTGACAAGGAAAAATTC
This genomic interval carries:
- the amigo1 gene encoding amphoterin-induced protein 1, whose product is MWFICLLESCLTGGYHCGIPSLSVLLLVTLCNHCPMSVSALNCHSDCICASNIVSCSKKELVNIPNSLPEYTAVLDLSYNSLTRLRAEWTKVRLVRLHTLLLSHNGLFFTSEEAFTEVPHLKYLDLSSNKLKALEELHFQGLEELEVLLLYNNQISQIDRTAFEGLDRLKKLYLSQNLITRFPQELVKESTRLSGLELLDVSSNKIKSLPVQELNNLPAYLKNGLYIHNNPLVCHCSLYLMVTQWHARQFNSAVDFRNEFKCILPLNHKVSIKLFELQEDYMNCSTIIDSEVEAFLEGTLTFHCDTRLRNMTKVWVTPDNETIQAGRNNQSLKMLPNGSLWLGNLRLEDSGTYTCLATSSQFNETIHVQLKVHNSTMSPTHESLNTAYTTLVGCVASVILVLIYLYLTPCHCWCRSKADKQKSQQEESIHSSILSATSTHDLSGEKAAMDRRVAFIEPAKDTQGQNGKLKPNAVEEFEDKRLLTVPRKKSDCGSVGSVSSDSPIVV